From Micromonospora echinaurantiaca:
CTCACCCTCCCCAGGGATCTTGAGCGCCAAAACTACGCCACTGTAGTTCAGAGCCGTGCCGCGCGGGCATCACCCGGACGGGTCCACAGGGGACGGTGTCAGGGCAGGGGGGTGAAGCTCTGCCGGATCATCGCGAAGTATGCCGTGTTGACCTGCCAGTCGAACTCTTTTGTCAGCCACGAGACGATGTACGCCCGGTCGGCGGAGACGTTCGCCAGTAGCCGCCCGGTGTGCACCCGGTCGCCGGTCGCGCCGATCCAGGCGCACTCCCAGATCGCGGCGCCCCGGAACATGTCCAGCGCCGCGATGTCGTACCGCTGGTAGCCGGGGAGCGACCCGCCCCCGGTGAGCCGCCGCTCCTCCGCCCGCCACCAGGCGGCCGGGTCGGCGCGTCGAGGGCCGGCCTCCACGCTCAGCACCCGGGCCCCGTCCGGCTCCCGGAAGCAGGTCGCCGCGCCGTCGGTCCAGCGCAGCCAGGCCACCGGGGCGGCGATCCGGTAGCCGGCCGGGTCCACGTGCCAGGTCCAGTTGTCCACCAGCCGGAACGCGCCCGCCGGCGCGGGCACCGACGGCACCGGCGCGGCCCCGGGCGGGGGCGCCGCCGCACAGGCGAACGCGGCCGGCCGGGGGACGGCGGTGGTGCCGGCGCCGGAACCGGACGGGGCCGTCGGCGGCTCGCCGGTCCGGGCCGCCAGGCTGAGCGCGACGCCGACCGTGGCGAGCAGGGCGGCGGCGGTACCCGCCGCGACCAGCCGCCGCGGCCGCGCCCACCGGGCGGCCGGCGCCCACCGGGCGGTCCGCGTCCACCGGGCGGTCCGCGCCCACCGGGCGGTCCGCGCCCGCGACCCGGCCGGCGCCGCCCGCGCCGGTGGTGGGCCACCGCCCGGGTCCGTGCCGGCCGGGCCGGCACCGGCCGCCGGCCGGGTCGGCCTTGCCGGCTCGGACCGGGCCGGCTCGGATGGCGATGGCGGGGCCGGGTCGGACGGCGATGGCCGGGCCGGCTCCGCCGGTGGCGACAGGACCGGCTCCGCCGGTGGCGGCGAGGCGGTGACCGGCCGGTCCAGGTCCGCGGCGGCGGCGCGCAGCAGCGGCTCGGCCTCGATGGCGGTCAACCGCCGCCACGGGTCCCGTTGCAGCAGTCCGGTGAGGACCGGCCGGAGCACTCCGGCCCGGCGCATCGGGTCCGGCGGCTCGGTGGCCAGCGCGCTCAACGTCGCCATCGCGCTGGGCCGGGCGTACGGGGCCCGCCCCTCGACGGCCGCGTAGAGGGTCGCGCCCAGCGACCACAGGTCGGTACGCGGATCGGAGACGCCGTCCCGGGCCCGCTCCGGGGCGACGAACTGCGGCGAGCCGAGCACCATGCCCGGGCCGGTCATCGCCCCGTCCCCGCCGGCGAAGGTGGCCAACCCGAAGTCGGTGAGCACCACCCGGCCGTCGTCGGCGACCAGCACGTTGTGCGGCTTCACGTCCCGGTGCAGCACCCCGGCGGCGTGCGCGGCACGCAACGCGGCGAGCACCGCCAGCCCGATCCGGGCGGTACGGCGCGCGCTCAGCGGCCCGTCGGTGGCGAGGAGCTGGTGCACCGAGCGGGACCGCACGTACTCCATCACGATCCACGGGCTGTCCCCGTCGTGCACCACGTCGTAGATCCGGACCACGTTCGGGTGGTTGAGCCGGGCCGCGGTGCGCGCCTCGCGCAGCGTCCGCAGCCGCACCTCGTCGCGTTCGGATTCGGTCAGCCAGGCCGGCGGCCGGATCTCCTTGACCGCGACGTCCCGGTGCAGCATCTCGTCCCGGGCCAGCCAGACCCGGCCCATCCCCCCGGTCCCGACCAGGTCCAGCAGCCGGTACCGTCCCGCGATCAGCCGCTGCCGCACCGTTCCGCGTTCCCTCCCGGTCACTCCGGGTCACACGATAGTCAGCGCAGCGCGGTTTCTCATCCACCGCCGGCCGGCGTCCGGTCCGGCGGCGGTCTCCGCCCCGGCCGTCAGCCGACGGCGTCGGCCTGCACGACGTCGAGGACGCCGAGCAGGTTGGCCAGGGCGAGCGCCTCGGCCCGGGTCAACCGCAGATCGCAGCTGCGGTCCGGGTCGGTGGGATCGTCGTGGACCAGCCGGCGCACCCCGCCGGCGTGGTGGGTGACCACGCCGACCTGGCGGCCCTGCTCGGTGGTGAATGTGTGGCGCAGCCCGATCCCGGGCAGCGGCACGACCTCGATCTGCATGGCGTTGCTCCCGCTCCTCTCGCTGGGTCAGGCGACCGGCTGACCGGGCCGGTCGGGGTGCGGCGGGCGGGTCTGCGCCAGCAGGGCGAGCCCCTGGATGGTGGCGAGCCGGACGTCGGCGGGCATGGTGACGGCGCGGCTGGTGAGCGCGGCGAGCCGGGCGGCGACGCCGATGGTGGCCGCGCCGCCGCCGGTGACGAGCAGCCGTCGCGGGCCCGGCCGGTGGGTGTGCTCGCCGAGCCGCCGGACGGCCGCGGCGATGGCGGGCACCTGGTCGACGTCGTTCGACCCGTCGGTCCGGGCCGCGGCGGTGACGGTGCCGTCGGTGATCCGGACGACCTCGGTGCGGCCCTGTCCGATGTCGACCACCACCAGGTCCTCGGTGTCCAGGCCGACCCGGCAGGCCAGCGCCGCGGCCAGCGGTTCCTCCACGGTGCTGACCCGCCCACCGGTCGCCCGCCGTACGGCCGCGGTCAGCCGCTGCTGCTGGCGCAGGGTGGCGGTGGCGGGCACCCCGACCAGCACGGGAGTGTGCGGCGCGCCGGAGCCCGCGTGCGCGACGGTCAGCACCCGGAGCAGGTGCACACAGGCGGCGAAGTGGTCCACGACGCCGTGCCGCAGCGGCCACACCAGCGGGGCGCCGGTGCGGTCCGCCAGCTCGACGGCGGCCCGGCCGACGGCGCGTCGGGAACCGGGCGGTCCCCAGGCGACGACCGTCGGCTCCTCGACCACCCGCCCGAGGGCGGGCGACCAGATCCGTACGTGGGCCGTGCCCAGGTCGATGGTGAGTATCTGCCGCAGCCCCTCACGGGCGTAGGCGCCGGGGTTGAGCATGTCAGCACCCTTCCGGGCGGGTCGTGCCGCCGGCCGGAGCTGGTCGCGACCGGCGGCGGGTGCTGCCAGGGCAGGCCGGTACGCGGCCGGCTCGGGACAGCGGAGGAGGACCGACGGCCGCGAGGGCCGCGGGGCGGGACGTCAGGCGATGCCGAGCCGCCGCGGCGGAGCCCGGTCCGCCGACCACGCCGGGACGCAGCCCGGGACCGCCCGCTTCGCCAGCCGGAAGACGATGCACAGCCCGACCGCGCGGCCGGGCGAGAAGATCACCGAGAGTACGGCGGCGACGACCAGCATCGGCAGCGCGGCGGGCTGCTCGACGGTTCGTCGCTGCTGAGGGACTCGCATGCGGCACACCATAGCCGCGTCGGACGCGTACCGGCCAACCGTCGCCGCCGCGCCCGCCGCCTTGCCGACGGCCGGAAAACTGCGGGCCGGTTGTTGGCCCGCCGGCTCCGCTGTCGCCGCGCGACCGCCGACCCAAGCTGGAGGTCGTCTCGGGCGAAAGTGAGGGCGGCATGCCGGCCAGGACCACCGTCGATCGACCGCAGGACGGCGCCCACCGCGGCCCGGTCGCCGCAGGCCGCGGCGGTACGGCGCCGGTACTGCTGGCGGTCGACGCCGGCAGCTCACAACTGCGGCTGTGGGGTCTGGGCCACGGCACGGTCAACGTCCCCACCGGAGGCGGCCCCGGCCAGGGAGCGCCACTGGTGCGACGCGGACGCCTCGTCGACGCCCCGGCCTGCACCAGCGCGCTGCGCCAACTGCTGCAGCGCTTCCGTCCCACGGTCGAGGTGGAGCCGCTGGTCGTCGCCTGCCGCCCGGTCTCCGCCACGCCGGCCGACGAGTACGCCCTGCGGCAGGTCGTCACCGCCGCGCTCGCACCGCGTCGACTGCTGTTCATCGACACCGTCCGGGCCGCCGCCATCGGCGCCGGCGCGGCCGCCGGCGCCCTGCTGCTGGCCGACGTCGGCGCGCAGATCACCGAGATCGGCCTCCTCGACGACGGGCAGCTGGTCGCCGCCCGCCGTACCGACTTCGGCACCCGCGACGTCAAGGACGGCACCACCGTGCAGATGCTGGCCGCCGTCGTCGCCCGGCTGGTCCGCGAGATCTACCAGCAGCCGGCCGTCCGGCCGACCGCCGTCGCGGCGCTGGCCCGGGGCATGGTGCTGGTCGGTGACGGGGCGGCCCGACCCGACCTGATCGCGGCCCTGTCCCAGACCCTGCGGATCGCG
This genomic window contains:
- a CDS encoding serine/threonine-protein kinase; translated protein: MTGRERGTVRQRLIAGRYRLLDLVGTGGMGRVWLARDEMLHRDVAVKEIRPPAWLTESERDEVRLRTLREARTAARLNHPNVVRIYDVVHDGDSPWIVMEYVRSRSVHQLLATDGPLSARRTARIGLAVLAALRAAHAAGVLHRDVKPHNVLVADDGRVVLTDFGLATFAGGDGAMTGPGMVLGSPQFVAPERARDGVSDPRTDLWSLGATLYAAVEGRAPYARPSAMATLSALATEPPDPMRRAGVLRPVLTGLLQRDPWRRLTAIEAEPLLRAAAADLDRPVTASPPPAEPVLSPPAEPARPSPSDPAPPSPSEPARSEPARPTRPAAGAGPAGTDPGGGPPPARAAPAGSRARTARWARTARWTRTARWAPAARWARPRRLVAAGTAAALLATVGVALSLAARTGEPPTAPSGSGAGTTAVPRPAAFACAAAPPPGAAPVPSVPAPAGAFRLVDNWTWHVDPAGYRIAAPVAWLRWTDGAATCFREPDGARVLSVEAGPRRADPAAWWRAEERRLTGGGSLPGYQRYDIAALDMFRGAAIWECAWIGATGDRVHTGRLLANVSADRAYIVSWLTKEFDWQVNTAYFAMIRQSFTPLP
- a CDS encoding potassium transporter TrkA; translated protein: MQIEVVPLPGIGLRHTFTTEQGRQVGVVTHHAGGVRRLVHDDPTDPDRSCDLRLTRAEALALANLLGVLDVVQADAVG
- a CDS encoding rod shape-determining protein, whose protein sequence is MLNPGAYAREGLRQILTIDLGTAHVRIWSPALGRVVEEPTVVAWGPPGSRRAVGRAAVELADRTGAPLVWPLRHGVVDHFAACVHLLRVLTVAHAGSGAPHTPVLVGVPATATLRQQQRLTAAVRRATGGRVSTVEEPLAAALACRVGLDTEDLVVVDIGQGRTEVVRITDGTVTAAARTDGSNDVDQVPAIAAAVRRLGEHTHRPGPRRLLVTGGGAATIGVAARLAALTSRAVTMPADVRLATIQGLALLAQTRPPHPDRPGQPVA
- a CDS encoding rod shape-determining protein, which encodes MPARTTVDRPQDGAHRGPVAAGRGGTAPVLLAVDAGSSQLRLWGLGHGTVNVPTGGGPGQGAPLVRRGRLVDAPACTSALRQLLQRFRPTVEVEPLVVACRPVSATPADEYALRQVVTAALAPRRLLFIDTVRAAAIGAGAAAGALLLADVGAQITEIGLLDDGQLVAARRTDFGTRDVKDGTTVQMLAAVVARLVREIYQQPAVRPTAVAALARGMVLVGDGAARPDLIAALSQTLRIAVQPAAAPYTAALTGAGLAAMAAARHPRDGATPPAPAPTGTP